From Anopheles arabiensis isolate DONGOLA chromosome 3, AaraD3, whole genome shotgun sequence, a single genomic window includes:
- the LOC120901516 gene encoding DNA-binding protein RFXANK: MSSSPNSEDDRKMDFNPLLLASGKRKSAFLPYKPSNTVLTNLQRGNTEANIPSEICLNFHEKTGQGEITEEQIRAEQAVDVPDADQFTPLHWACYYGQLAAASILIKCGADVNRQAMDMITPILLAGAGGHNEIVRLLVENGAVVNHMDIVGNTALMYAAAGNHPHTCNELLNSGASFTETNEDGESAYSLAVKNNANLAQAVLENHITALLMT, from the exons ATGAGCTCGTCTCCAAATTCCGAGGATGATAG AAAGATGGATTTCAATCCATTGCTGCTGGCGAGCGGCAAAAGGAAAAGTGCCTTCCTGCCGTACAAGCCTTCGAACACGGTGCTAACAAACTTGCAGCGCGGCAACACGGAAGCAAACATTCCCAGTGAAATCTGTCTCAACTTCCACGAAAAAACCGGACAAGGGGAAATAACCGAGGAACAGATACGGGCGGAACAGGCGGTCGACGTTCCAGATGCCGATCAGTTCACGCCGCTCCACTGGGCGTGCTACTATGGTCAGCTTGCGGCGGCCAGTATTCTTATCAA GTGTGGTGCGGATGTTAACAGACAAGCAATGGACATGATCACCCCGATACTGCTGGCAGGAGCAGGTGGACACAATGAGATCGTCCGATTGCTGGTGGAAAACGGAGCAGTGGTCAATCACATGGACATCGTAGGCAATACTGCGCTCATGTATGCGGCTGCCGGCAACCATCCCCACACCTGTAACGAGCTGCTAAATTCCGGGGCTAGCTTTACCGAGACGAACGAGGACGGCGAGTCCGCCTACTCGCTGGCGGTGAAAAACAACGCTAATCTGGCGCAGGCTGTGCTAGAAAATCACATCACAGCACTGCTGATGACTTGA